GAGAGTAATCATATGCGATGACAATGCAAGTGAAAGAGCACATTTTCGAAAGATTATGGAAGAGGTCGCAGCAGAGGAAGAAATCGATGTTGATATCCTAGAATTTGAAGATGCAAAGCCATTGATCTTTGAGATGGAGGATTTTATAGCCACCACAGATATCATATTATTGGACATTCATATGCCAGGAATGAATGGTATGGAGGCTGCAGATAAGTTGCGCAAAAACAAGTATAAAGGAGAAATTTTATTTGTAACCGTCTCCAAAAACTATATGCTCAATGCCTTTGACGTACATGCGTTTAATTATATTGTCAAGGGCGAGACACAGGCAGAAAAGTCAAAGGAGGTCATTCGTGAACTCTTTGAGGCGGCGGATGAAAAGCGTAAGGAATACATCCTTTTTACGGGAGTTGGAGAATATAGAAATATCCCTATTAGTTCTATTCGATATTTTGAAGTCAATGGAAAGATATTGACCGTGCACTATGGAAGCAAGACATTTGAATTTGTTTCTACCATTGGAAAGGTGGAGAATGTATTGTATGGCAAAGGGTTTGTGCGAGTGCACAGGTCGTATCTGGTGTCTATTGCGGCAGTGAAAAGTTTTGTTTATGAGAGCTTAACCCTAGTGGATGGGACGATTATTCCCATAGGGCGAAAGCACTATAAAGAGTTAAAAGAAGAGATGACAAAGAGAGTGATAATATAGGAGAAATAATGAAAAAAGCGCACAAATTCAAGAGAATTTTTGCAGGAGTTGTCCTTGCGATGACACTAGTGAGCACAGCAGTGCCAAGTTTTGCGGCACCGAGAGAGGGGCGTTACAGTGTTAGAATTTTGAGAAAGGCAACAGAAAATGAAAAGGGATTGAGAGAGTATACCTACGAAGATGGCAGTGTGTATTTAGAGGAGATACCAGAAACTGGACATGTGTGGGGAGAGTGGATTGTGGATAGACAGGCCACAGAAAATACGCCAGGACACCGCTACCGAGTTTGCACAAAGTATCCAAACCATCCGCACACGCAGGAAGAGACCATACCAGCACTCTCTCAAAGACATCAAGATCGTGAGCGTGAGTCACAGGCTGTATCTTCTGCACCAATGACGACAGCAACATATGCCCCAGCTCCATCAAGTGCTGTTTCCTCGCAGGGAGCCAATTCTTTACCAAGTACAGCAGCTACATCGAGTGAAAATTCGTCCCAGAGTATGTCATCTTTATTGGGTGACCATCATGGGAGTCAACATAGAGAGGAGAATATAACTTCTCAGGCATTGGCAAATCCAAGTTCGCTTTGGTCCGTTGAGTCCACTGCAATGGAGAGTAAAAATGCAAAAGGAATTGCATCAATAACACAACAAAAAGAGACACCACTAGATGGACAAGATATGACCACAGAAAAAGGTCAACAAAAAAGGACTGTAGCCATGAGTCGAGAGACCAAAGAGGGAATGTTAAAACCTATGGGTGAATCGAGCAAGGGTGTAGACGGAAGTGAAAAAAGTGCAAGTGCCAATACTGGAACAAAAAGCACAGAGTTAGAAGATACAGCTGAGGCAGTTAAAGACAAGAATGATGTCAGTTCAAATGCAGAAAATGCTAAGAATTCAGCAGATTCAGCAGAGGAAATGACACAACCAGAGGGAGCAAATAAGAATCCATCGGCAAAGGAAGGCACGGATCAGCTTGTTCGAGAAAAAAACAAAGGGGCAGAGGATATGCAGATCAATGCCATTGATGTTTTGACCTCCTGTGCAACGGTGGGTGTAGTTGGCTGGGCAGCGGTAGTGCTTTGGCCAATGTTTTTGGCGTTGCGCTGGGCTGAACAAAAGCGCAAACAGATAAGGGAGAGAGGATATGCTTCTAAGAAATAAAATAGAAATAGCCGTATTGATCTTCTTGTTAGTGCTTATATTGATTCTTTACTTGCGAACAAAGCGAAAAGTGGATGATATTGAGAGTGATATTCAGATACGACCAAAGTCTGAAATTAAAGAGAAGTTAGAAGAGGTGGATGAGATTGATAAGAAATAAAAATGTAAAGGTTTTGGTGGTGGCAACGATAGTTGCTGGATCATTTGTGTTGCCAAGTTTTGTACAAGCCCAAAGTATATTTCAAGAACCACACAATAATTTCAGACCAAATACCATTCATATTGTCAATGGAAGTTTTGAGATGCCTCAGATTTCTTCGAGGTTTTATCCCTACAATAGTGGTAGTT
This region of Lachnospiraceae bacterium oral taxon 096 genomic DNA includes:
- a CDS encoding response regulator transcription factor; this encodes MRVIICDDNASERAHFRKIMEEVAAEEEIDVDILEFEDAKPLIFEMEDFIATTDIILLDIHMPGMNGMEAADKLRKNKYKGEILFVTVSKNYMLNAFDVHAFNYIVKGETQAEKSKEVIRELFEAADEKRKEYILFTGVGEYRNIPISSIRYFEVNGKILTVHYGSKTFEFVSTIGKVENVLYGKGFVRVHRSYLVSIAAVKSFVYESLTLVDGTIIPIGRKHYKELKEEMTKRVII